A stretch of Equus caballus isolate H_3958 breed thoroughbred chromosome 11, TB-T2T, whole genome shotgun sequence DNA encodes these proteins:
- the LOC138916244 gene encoding keratin-associated protein 4-11-like — MVSSCCGSICSENSCGQGLCQETCCRPSCDVSSCCRPQCCISSCSRPSCSVSSCCRPQCCISSCSRPSCSVSSCCRPQCCISSCCRPSCSVSSCCRPQCCISSCCRPSCSVSSCCRPQCCISSCCRPSCSVSSCSRPQCCISSCSRPSCSQSVCCQPTCCRPTCSVSSCCRPQCCISSCCQPSCSSSSCCDSSCCRPSCCLRPVCGRVSCHTTCYRPTCVISTCPRPVCCPSSCC; from the coding sequence ATGGTCAGCTCCTGTTGTGGCTCCATCTGCTCTGAGAACAGCTGTGGCCAAGGCCTCTGCCAGGAGACCTGCTGCCGCCCCAGCTGTGATGTATCTAGCTGCTGCAGGCCCCAGTGCTGCATCTCCAGCTGCTCTCGCCCCAGCTGCAGTGTGTCCAGCTGCTGCAGGCCCCAGTGCTGCATCTCCAGCTGCTCTCGCCCCAGCTGCAGCGTGTCCAGCTGCTGCAGGCCACAGTGCTGCATCTCCAGCTGCTGCCGCCCCAGCTGCAGTGTGTCTAGCTGCTGCAGGCCCCAGTGCTGCATCTCCAGCTGCTGCCGCCCCAGCTGCAGTGTGTCTAGCTGCTGCAGGCCCCAGTGCTGCATCTCCAGCTGCTGCCGCCCCAGCTGCAGTGTGTCTAGCTGCAGCAGGCCCCAGTGCTGCATCTCCAGCTGCTCTCGCCCCAGCTGCAGCCAATCTGTGTGCTGCCAGCCCACTTGCTGCCGCCCCACCTGTAGTGTGTCTAGCTGCTGCAGGCCCCAGTGCTGCAtctccagctgctgccagccTTCTTGCTCCAGTTCTAGCTGCTGCGACTCCAGCTGCTGCCGCCCCTCCTGCTGTCTGCGCCCAGTCTGTGGCCGGGTCTCCTGCCACACCACTTGCTACCGCCCCACCTGTGTCATCTCCACCTGCCCCCGCCCTGTGTGCTGCCCCTCCTCTTGCTGCTGA